In a single window of the Methanofollis ethanolicus genome:
- the leuS gene encoding leucine--tRNA ligase: MAEWDIQKLEEKYRDTWPAAFEANPDDKEKFYLNVAFPYPSGAMHVGHGRTYIVPDVVARFWRMQGKNVLFPMGFHVTGTPVIGISRRIAKNDPSTVRIYRDLYRVPQDVLDRFDDPMTIVRYFAGEYERLMRRCGLSIDWRRRFITVDPQYSKYIEWQYKHLREGEHVVKGVHPVKYCPSCDNPVGDHDLLEGEKAEIMKFTLVVFEWQGAKIPCATLRPETVYGVTNLWANPGVTYVRATVDGEAWVLSREAAYKLELQDHTVKITGSVKGTEIVGTTASHPLCGAVPVLPADFVDPDMGSGLVMSVPAHAPFDYIALRDLQEEGRFAEIAPVAIIKTEGYGKLPAKDAIEKAGIRNQLDPRMDDVTREVYAAEVLRGTLLANCGDQAGKPVKQARDDVAAIMVENYGSKEMFDFDTRQVICRCGGRVYVKILHDQWFLQYSDPAWKAEVHEQLDEMKVVPAEVRAEFHRTVDWLKDWACTRRVGLGTKLPWDPAWIIEPLSDSTIYMAFYTIAHHVKKIEAEKLTPEVFEYVVYGTGNPTTVPRETLDAIRAEFLYWYPYDYRFSAKDLISNHLTFQLFHHRAVMPADKQPQGMVIFGMGLLNGAKMSSSKGNVVLLEDALNEFGPDTVRMFLIGSAEPWQDFDWRNELVIGAKKQIERFWNTVSEGLAVEENDGREIDGWLISRLQHRIENATAAMLNFQTRQALQEAFFGIEADLKWYRRRLPTIAPGSAAVQELCSVWVRLLAPIVPYTCEELWHAMGNDGPVAFAPWPVVDTAKVDEKAELAEELLARTVEDVESITKLIQLQPKAIRLYVAPTWKEQVFAMIAAAEDRTNAVKLVMADEGLRARGKEAVNTAKQVTKFIHRLPPELVRSIATHGVDEMAVFMSAKEFLEREFGVPVQVLSAEGSGEAKADAALPFKPAIVIE, translated from the coding sequence GTGGCTGAATGGGATATTCAGAAACTGGAAGAGAAGTACCGGGACACATGGCCGGCGGCATTCGAGGCCAACCCGGACGACAAGGAAAAGTTCTACCTGAACGTCGCCTTCCCGTACCCGAGCGGCGCCATGCACGTGGGGCACGGGCGGACCTATATCGTACCCGACGTGGTCGCCCGTTTCTGGAGGATGCAGGGCAAAAATGTCCTCTTCCCGATGGGTTTCCATGTCACCGGCACGCCGGTGATCGGGATCTCGCGCCGGATCGCGAAGAACGACCCCTCGACGGTGCGGATCTACCGCGACCTGTACCGGGTGCCGCAGGACGTCCTCGACAGGTTCGACGACCCGATGACGATCGTCCGGTACTTTGCCGGGGAATACGAGAGGTTGATGCGCCGGTGCGGCCTGTCCATCGACTGGCGCCGCCGGTTCATCACCGTGGACCCGCAGTATTCGAAGTACATCGAGTGGCAGTACAAGCACCTCCGCGAGGGCGAGCATGTGGTGAAGGGCGTCCACCCGGTGAAGTACTGCCCGTCGTGCGACAACCCTGTGGGCGACCACGACCTCCTCGAAGGCGAAAAGGCGGAGATCATGAAGTTCACCCTTGTCGTCTTCGAGTGGCAGGGTGCAAAGATCCCGTGCGCAACCCTGCGGCCGGAGACGGTCTATGGCGTGACCAACCTCTGGGCAAACCCGGGCGTCACCTATGTGCGGGCGACGGTGGACGGCGAGGCGTGGGTGCTCTCCCGCGAGGCGGCGTACAAACTCGAACTCCAGGACCACACCGTCAAGATCACAGGCTCGGTGAAGGGCACGGAGATCGTCGGGACGACGGCGTCGCACCCGCTCTGCGGGGCGGTGCCCGTGCTGCCCGCTGACTTCGTGGACCCAGACATGGGCTCAGGTCTCGTGATGTCCGTGCCGGCCCACGCACCTTTCGACTATATCGCCCTGCGCGACCTCCAGGAGGAGGGGCGCTTCGCCGAGATCGCGCCGGTCGCGATCATCAAGACCGAGGGATATGGCAAACTCCCGGCAAAGGACGCCATCGAAAAGGCCGGGATCAGGAACCAGCTCGACCCGAGGATGGACGATGTGACCCGCGAGGTGTACGCGGCCGAGGTGCTCCGCGGCACTCTTCTCGCGAACTGCGGCGACCAGGCCGGCAAGCCGGTGAAGCAGGCCCGCGACGACGTGGCCGCGATCATGGTCGAGAACTATGGCTCGAAGGAGATGTTCGACTTCGACACCCGCCAGGTGATCTGCCGGTGCGGCGGCCGGGTGTACGTGAAGATCCTCCATGACCAGTGGTTCCTCCAGTACTCGGACCCGGCCTGGAAGGCGGAGGTGCACGAGCAGCTCGACGAGATGAAGGTCGTGCCCGCGGAGGTCCGCGCCGAGTTCCACCGGACGGTGGACTGGCTGAAGGACTGGGCCTGCACCCGCCGGGTCGGCCTGGGGACGAAGCTCCCCTGGGACCCGGCCTGGATCATCGAGCCTCTCTCAGACTCGACGATCTACATGGCCTTCTACACGATCGCCCACCACGTGAAGAAGATCGAGGCGGAGAAGCTCACGCCCGAGGTCTTCGAGTACGTCGTTTACGGCACGGGCAACCCGACGACGGTGCCGAGGGAGACTCTGGACGCGATCAGGGCCGAGTTCCTGTACTGGTACCCGTACGACTACCGGTTCTCGGCAAAGGACCTCATCTCGAACCACCTCACCTTCCAGCTCTTCCACCACCGCGCGGTGATGCCGGCGGACAAACAGCCGCAGGGAATGGTCATCTTCGGCATGGGCCTGTTGAACGGGGCGAAGATGTCCTCGTCGAAGGGGAACGTCGTCCTGCTGGAGGATGCCCTGAACGAGTTCGGGCCTGACACGGTGCGGATGTTCCTGATCGGTTCGGCCGAGCCGTGGCAGGACTTCGACTGGCGGAACGAACTGGTGATCGGCGCGAAGAAGCAGATCGAGCGGTTCTGGAACACGGTCTCCGAGGGGCTCGCGGTCGAGGAGAATGACGGCCGCGAGATCGACGGCTGGCTCATCTCCAGGCTGCAGCACAGGATCGAGAACGCCACCGCAGCGATGCTGAACTTCCAGACGCGGCAGGCCCTCCAGGAGGCGTTCTTCGGGATCGAGGCCGACCTGAAGTGGTACCGCAGGCGCCTGCCGACGATCGCGCCGGGTTCTGCGGCGGTGCAGGAGCTCTGCTCTGTCTGGGTGCGGTTGCTCGCCCCGATCGTGCCGTACACCTGCGAAGAACTCTGGCACGCGATGGGCAATGACGGCCCCGTGGCCTTCGCCCCCTGGCCTGTGGTCGACACTGCGAAGGTCGACGAGAAGGCTGAACTTGCCGAGGAACTCCTCGCACGGACTGTCGAGGACGTGGAGTCGATCACGAAGTTGATCCAGCTCCAGCCGAAGGCGATCAGGCTCTATGTCGCCCCGACCTGGAAGGAGCAGGTCTTCGCAATGATCGCGGCGGCCGAGGACAGGACCAATGCGGTGAAGCTCGTGATGGCCGACGAGGGCCTGCGGGCCCGCGGCAAGGAGGCGGTGAACACGGCGAAACAGGTGACGAAGTTCATCCACCGCCTGCCGCCAGAACTGGTCAGGAGCATTGCGACGCACGGCGTCGACGAGATGGCGGTCTTTATGTCGGCAAAGGAGTTCCTGGAGAGGGAGTTCGGCGTGCCGGTGCAGGTCCTCAGCGCGGAGGGAAGCGGCGAGGCGAAGGCCGACGCCGCCCTCCCCTTCAAGCCCGCGATCGTGATCGAATAA
- a CDS encoding PINc/VapC family ATPase yields MKIVPDTSVVIDGRITQMIKTGEYTGSTIIIPEAVVAELEAQANQGREIGFSGLTELQNLSRMAGEGTIELRYVGERPSLSQVKLASGGEIDALIRNVAIEYDARFVTSDVVQSEVAKAKGIDVMYLKPQVGECTPLMLDQYFDEETIAVHLKERVPPMARKGTMKDLRLVQLRDSPMNEYELRTMAQEVLERAKRDPDGFIEIERRGITVVQIGSIRIAIARRPFSDGMEITAVRPIRDVALENYAMADQIKERITGVRQGVLIAGPPGAGKSTLAQSVATFLADKEFIVKTMEAPRDLQVPDNITQYTALEGSMENTAEVLLLVRPDYVVFDELRKNEDFRVFADMRLAGVGMVGVIHAMEVKDAIQRFFGRVEPSVLPQIINTIIYVDNGEITRVYDVSFSIKVPEGMDPGLHIRPVTTVRDAVTGRIAFEIFKYEGETIVMPTGNGAEKKAPAKKVEEKVEAKAEEKAPEPVAEEKPEAEEKETAWEVTEREVQRELGRFTAGAIDVFMKSDTKAVAYIEDKDVPAAIGRGGKNIAGIVNKIGIGIDIRPRSELPPPEVKETAEEIPASEGLCLRVEKKHLTLVAPEFREAIVDVFAGKEYLFTATVNEKGEIDLAKSSSIAQELIRRYNDREAIRLRPV; encoded by the coding sequence ATGAAAATAGTGCCTGATACAAGTGTCGTCATAGACGGACGCATCACCCAGATGATAAAAACCGGTGAATATACAGGGTCGACAATAATCATTCCGGAAGCGGTCGTTGCTGAGCTCGAGGCCCAGGCAAACCAGGGCCGCGAGATCGGTTTCTCCGGTCTGACAGAACTGCAGAACCTCTCCAGAATGGCAGGCGAGGGGACTATAGAACTCCGATATGTGGGGGAACGCCCGAGCCTCAGCCAGGTCAAACTCGCAAGCGGCGGCGAGATCGACGCCCTGATCAGGAACGTCGCCATCGAATATGACGCAAGGTTCGTCACGAGCGATGTCGTCCAGTCAGAGGTGGCGAAGGCGAAAGGGATCGACGTCATGTACCTGAAGCCCCAGGTCGGGGAGTGTACCCCTCTCATGCTCGATCAGTACTTCGACGAGGAGACGATCGCCGTCCATCTTAAGGAGCGCGTCCCGCCGATGGCAAGAAAAGGGACGATGAAGGACCTGCGTCTGGTCCAGCTCCGCGACAGCCCGATGAACGAGTACGAACTCCGCACCATGGCACAGGAGGTGCTGGAACGGGCAAAGCGCGACCCAGACGGTTTCATCGAGATCGAGCGCCGCGGCATCACCGTGGTGCAGATCGGATCGATCAGGATCGCGATCGCCCGGCGGCCCTTCTCCGACGGGATGGAGATTACGGCGGTCAGGCCGATCCGTGACGTGGCACTCGAAAACTACGCGATGGCAGACCAGATCAAGGAGCGGATCACGGGCGTCCGTCAGGGCGTTCTCATTGCCGGGCCGCCGGGTGCCGGGAAGAGCACGCTCGCCCAGAGCGTCGCCACCTTCCTTGCCGATAAAGAGTTTATCGTCAAGACGATGGAGGCCCCGCGCGACCTCCAGGTGCCTGACAACATCACCCAGTACACCGCCCTTGAAGGGAGCATGGAGAACACCGCCGAGGTGCTTCTGCTCGTGCGGCCCGACTACGTGGTCTTCGACGAACTGCGGAAGAACGAGGACTTCCGTGTCTTTGCCGACATGCGCCTTGCCGGCGTCGGCATGGTCGGCGTGATCCATGCGATGGAGGTGAAGGACGCAATCCAGCGTTTCTTCGGCCGGGTCGAGCCGAGCGTCCTGCCCCAGATCATAAACACCATCATCTACGTGGACAACGGCGAGATCACCAGGGTCTACGATGTCAGCTTCTCGATAAAGGTGCCCGAGGGCATGGACCCGGGTCTGCACATCAGGCCGGTGACGACCGTGCGCGACGCGGTGACCGGCAGGATCGCCTTCGAGATCTTCAAGTACGAGGGCGAGACGATCGTGATGCCGACAGGGAACGGCGCCGAAAAGAAGGCACCAGCGAAGAAGGTCGAGGAAAAGGTCGAGGCGAAGGCGGAAGAGAAAGCCCCCGAGCCTGTTGCCGAAGAAAAACCCGAAGCCGAGGAGAAAGAGACCGCCTGGGAGGTCACCGAGCGGGAGGTCCAGCGTGAACTCGGCCGGTTCACCGCCGGGGCTATCGATGTCTTCATGAAGAGCGACACGAAGGCCGTCGCCTATATCGAGGACAAGGACGTCCCTGCAGCCATCGGGAGGGGCGGCAAGAATATCGCCGGGATCGTAAACAAGATCGGCATCGGGATCGATATCAGGCCGCGTTCCGAGCTCCCGCCCCCGGAGGTGAAGGAGACCGCCGAGGAAATACCCGCGAGCGAGGGCCTGTGCCTCCGCGTCGAGAAGAAGCATCTCACCCTGGTCGCCCCCGAATTCAGGGAGGCGATCGTCGATGTTTTTGCCGGGAAAGAGTACCTCTTTACTGCAACAGTAAACGAGAAGGGCGAGATCGACCTGGCAAAGAGCAGCAGCATCGCACAGGAACTGATCCGCAGGTACAACGACCGTGAGGCCATCAGACTGAGACCTGTATAA
- the hisI gene encoding phosphoribosyl-AMP cyclohydrolase — translation MELNYADGLVPVVVQDAGTKEVLMLAWANEEAVRLTGETGFAHYWSRSRQKIWKKGEESGNVQEVVEVRADCDADALLYLVRQRGAACHTGHYSCFYRTIEGREIAAPLFDPADVYPNKG, via the coding sequence ATGGAACTGAACTATGCAGACGGCCTTGTCCCGGTCGTGGTGCAGGACGCGGGGACAAAAGAGGTTCTGATGCTCGCCTGGGCAAACGAGGAGGCGGTGCGGCTGACCGGGGAGACGGGCTTTGCCCACTACTGGTCGCGCAGCAGGCAGAAGATCTGGAAGAAGGGAGAGGAGAGCGGGAATGTGCAGGAGGTCGTCGAGGTCAGGGCCGACTGCGACGCGGACGCCCTCCTGTACCTTGTCAGGCAGAGGGGAGCGGCCTGCCATACCGGCCATTATTCCTGTTTTTACCGGACGATCGAGGGGAGGGAGATCGCCGCGCCGCTCTTCGATCCTGCGGATGTATATCCTAATAAAGGATAA
- a CDS encoding A24 family peptidase C-terminal domain-containing protein — translation MILPLVIASLAVGATLLYASMLDHRERRVPFRTWYPMLIVAGPSAIIFYAGLLAGGLSGTALYFLALSLIFAAVFYTFGMLHLFGGADAWALIFLSLCIPAFPIEPLLGVPPMGFFPFSVITDALLLNLVAPLALCVYNIVKGNRAPFPYMFFGYPVEGKDIRNHFGFVMEEITEEEDMTITRRFLTIRESLRRTVQGGERRMYTKDLREHPERYAQELALYRKAGRVWISYAVPFIIPITAGFVTALFIGDLLFMIIKVLAGV, via the coding sequence ATGATACTTCCTCTTGTCATCGCATCTCTTGCTGTGGGTGCAACGCTTCTCTACGCATCGATGCTCGATCACCGTGAACGGCGGGTGCCTTTCCGCACCTGGTACCCGATGCTTATAGTGGCAGGGCCCTCTGCCATCATATTTTACGCAGGCCTCCTCGCCGGAGGCCTTTCCGGGACGGCCCTGTACTTCCTCGCGCTCTCCCTGATCTTTGCCGCCGTCTTCTATACCTTCGGCATGCTCCACCTCTTCGGCGGCGCCGATGCCTGGGCCCTGATCTTTCTTTCCCTCTGCATCCCGGCCTTCCCAATCGAACCGCTGCTCGGCGTCCCACCCATGGGTTTCTTTCCCTTCTCCGTGATCACAGACGCCCTCCTCCTCAACCTCGTCGCGCCCCTCGCCCTCTGCGTGTATAATATCGTGAAGGGGAACAGGGCGCCCTTCCCGTACATGTTCTTCGGCTATCCGGTGGAAGGGAAAGATATCAGGAACCATTTCGGCTTTGTGATGGAGGAGATCACCGAGGAGGAGGACATGACGATCACCCGCCGCTTCCTCACGATCCGCGAGTCCCTGCGGCGGACTGTGCAGGGCGGCGAAAGGCGGATGTACACGAAGGATCTGCGCGAGCACCCCGAGCGCTACGCGCAGGAACTCGCCCTGTACAGAAAGGCAGGCAGAGTCTGGATCAGTTATGCCGTCCCCTTCATCATCCCGATCACCGCCGGTTTCGTCACGGCACTTTTTATCGGCGACCTGCTCTTTATGATCATAAAGGTACTTGCAGGAGTGTGA
- a CDS encoding 4Fe-4S dicluster domain-containing protein, translating to MIEITVDSTACNGCGLCVKDCPMRVYELKGGISVPVRPENCMGCLSCHEICPAQALEHRGVYPSKRHYVDIRVCEMLNRVI from the coding sequence GTGATAGAGATAACTGTCGATTCAACGGCCTGTAACGGATGCGGTCTTTGCGTGAAGGATTGTCCGATGCGGGTCTATGAACTCAAAGGAGGGATCAGTGTTCCTGTCCGTCCCGAGAACTGCATGGGCTGTCTCTCCTGCCATGAGATCTGCCCTGCCCAGGCACTGGAACACCGGGGGGTCTACCCCTCGAAACGTCACTATGTCGATATCCGCGTCTGCGAGATGCTCAATCGGGTGATCTGA